The nucleotide window TTCAGCAGGAAAAACAGCAGATAAAGCATCACGCCAAAGCCCACGGTAAAGGTGAAGGTGCCTTTACCGATCAGGAAAACGCTGCCCGCCATGTACTGGCCGCCTTTTAGCGCAAAACCCGAGAGCTTCTGCTGAATTTGCGTCGCGCTGTTGAGATCGTGATCGGCCAGGAAACGCTGCGCCCAGCCCGGTAGATGCTGCAGCAGGCTGGCAAATACCGCCGGGAACTGCGCCGAATTGTTCTGCAGCTTGGTGTAGACCGTGTTGATCTCCACCACCAGCGAAGAGGTAATGATTGCCAGCGGGGTGAACACAATCAGGCAGATAATCAGCAATGTCACAAAGGACGCCAGTCCGTTGCGATCGCCCATCTTGCGGCGCAGCAGCGATTTCAGCGGGGCAAAGATCACCGCCAGAATGGCCGCCCATAAAATGGGAGAGAAGTAAGGTGCCAGCACATCGAAGAAAGCGAACGTAACGAGCGCCAGGATAACAATGAAGAAACCAATATTTAAACCTTTAACACGCATGCAAAAGCCTCGCAGGGTAAACGTAGCGAATGAACTATAGAACGCCCGGCGGGGAAAGTAATGTTTTTCACACCGGCATCGCCGGACGAGGGCGAAAGGATGGCCTGATTTGACCGACTGTTGGCGCAATCCGCGCTGGCAGAAGGGCGTAACAGGCACCATGATGAGATCACACCCTGAGGAGAACGCGCATGCTGGAACTGCGACCCAACTGTGAATGCTGTGATAAAGATTTACCGCCAGAGGCGGTCGATGCACGTATCTGTTCATTTGAATGTACGTTTTGCGCCGCTTGTGCCGACGGCGTGCTGGGGCAGCGCTGCCCCAACTGTATGGGGGAGCTGGTGCGCCGGCCAGTGCGTCCCGCTGCTGCGCTGCAGCGTTATCCGGCAGCAACCCGGCGATATCGCGCCGCCAGCGGAAACCAGGAATAATTTGCCGCGCATAACCGGCTATCAAGCGAAGCGGAAAAGTTAACTTTTCCGCCACGCTTTATCTGACAGAATATAATCAGACAGCCGTCATCACGATAAAAACGATATTAAGTCTGGTAGTAATCACGGCGGCTGATTATTAAATTCCCCGCTACGGAATATGCTTATTTAATCGGCAGCAACCTCTTCAGTGACAAGAAAAATATTGCTTTCACTCCGAGCGCTGGCCTAAATATTTTTCATCTTCAAAAGCTTATCTAAATTCATTTTTAATACAGACGATGCCAGGCAGCCTGCCACTTTACACGTTATTATTCTGGTCAGAGCACAGACCTTATTTCAGCGGGCAGCAAAAAATGCTTTTTCTTATTTATGCGGATACGTTCGGTTTAAGGTTTTTTCCGAAAAGCGGCAGTTTTTATAAGTATTTTGCATGACGTAATGTTATTCTCCCCGCGCAATGCTAGTGATGTGGCGTTGTGTGCTTCAGTTTTACCCTCTTAATTAGCAGGGTTTCCCCGCTTTATGCATTTTCCGGAAATTGTCTTCTCCACCCGATCCTGACGATCGGGTTTTTTCGTTGCGTGTTTCTACCGGCGTAATGGCGCCGCGCTGAAAGCGTTAAGAAAGCGCTAATAAAGCGTAATTTACTGTAAGTTATCGATTTTTAAGAATTCTGGTCATGCCTTTCACGACAATTTAAACAATAGTGACAGGCAACGGCACTGCAGTTGTCGTTATTACCGGAGGTCACACCATGAAAAAAACAACACTCACGCTTATTGCTTCGTTTATTGCATGCAGCACTCTGTTTTCCGGCATGACCCGAGCCGAAGGGCCGGATGACCACCGCTGGGAGCAACACGGCGGCGGCCCGCATACGGATAACGGACGCGGCCCGGCGCACACTGATCAGCGCGGGGCCGATCGCGATCCCGGGCCGGAACATCGCGAACGCATCGCCGAACGACGGTTGCCGGAAGGGCATCATGATGCCGACCGCTTTGCCTGGAACGGGCATGATTTTCGTCGCGGTCATCCGGCCCCGCCCGAATTCCGCGGGCCGCACTATCGTGTCGATGACTGGCGCGCGCGCGGCCTGTATGCGCCACCACGCGGTGAACACTGGGCCTATATTGATGGCAACTATGTACTGGTGGCTGCCGCCACCGGCATTATCAGCGCTATCCTGCTGAATAACGCCTTTCATTAACGCTTCCGGCGGATGGCTGACGCCATCCGCGTTTCATTCTGCTTTCATCGCCTGCCAGGTTATTCTTTTACTGACCCGCTTTTCCTCTGAATGCATTAAGGAGTCATGATGACCGAGGTAAAAATGGTGGCGGTAGATATGGACGGCACCTTTCTCAACGATAAAAAACAGTACAACCGGGCGCGTTTTCAGACGTGTTATCAGGAAATGAAACGGCGCGGTATTCGCTTTGTGGTTGCCAGCGGCAATCAGTATTATCAGCTCAAATCCTTTTTCCCGGAAATCGCGCGTGAAATCGCCTTTGTGGCGGAAAATGGCGCGTGGATTCTGGATGGCGAGGAAGAGCTGTTCTGCGGTGAATTTTCCCGTCAGGACGTGCATGCCGTGCTGGATACTCTGCGGCAGGGCAACTACCCCAATCTGCGCTTTCTGCTGTGCGGACGTGACAGCGCCTATCACTTTGCCGATGCGGACGCCCAATGGCTGCAGAAAATGCAGCACTACTGCCACCGTCTGAAAGCCATTACCCGGCTGGAAGAGACCGGTAACGACAAGTTGTTTAAATTCGCGCTGAACCTCTCTGACGCGTATGTGGATACGCTGATGGCGGATATTGCGCGCCTGCATCATGGCGCCGCGGCGGCCACCTCCAGCGGGCACGGCTCAGTGGATTTAATTGTGCCGGGGCTGCATAAGGCCAATGGTCTGCGCATACTGCAGACGCGCTGGGGCATCAGCAGCGATAACGTACTGGCATTTGGCGACGGCGGTAACGATCTGGAGATGCTGGCGCAATCGCACTTTAGTTTTGCCATGCAAAACGCGCCCGAGCGCGTCAGGGCGACGGCGCGGTTTATTGCCCCCTCCAATAACGAAGAAGGGGTATTGCAGGTGATCGAGCAGATGCTGGCCGGAACGGGGCCATTTGCACCGCAACACTGAGGCGAGGCATCAGCAGGAGACTCACTGGAAGGACGCAGGCGGGCGCGGTTGCTGCTTGCGGCGGGGTTGCCAGTGACTGTGCGCTTCCGTACGCGCTGGCGAACCCGGTTCAGCGCGGCAACCTGGCCTGTCAGCACCCGCTACGGCGTGCGCACTGTCCGTACCCCATCGCGTTGCAAGCTGCGCCGGAGATTATGCAATCCGCCATGCCGCCGTCATCATCGCCGTCATGGCAGAGGCATCATATTCCACCCAGCCATTTTTGCTGTTGGCGCGTGAGACCACCCAGTCCACCTCTTCAGGGGAAACCGTCGGGCCGCCCTGCCAGAACGGTACAATCGCGTGCTGCTGTAACCATGCCTTGAGGGCCAGCGCCGGCGGTGTCGGATCGCCAGGAAACAGCTGCTCGCCGAGTTCCGCCATCAGGCGCTGCTGCTCAGGATGCCCGGTCTCTGCCAGTTGGTCGAGGAAAGGAAATAGCAGGCGGCCGCACACCTCTCCATGGTGGAACGGCTTGATAGCGCCAAGCTCACCGGCAATGCCGTGAATCACGCCCAGTCCGGCGCTGCTGAGGCTGAGGCCGCCCAGCCATGAGGCCATCATCATCGCTTCGCGTGCGTCATCGCCGGTGCTGTCGGTCCGGTTCAGATGCGGCCAGGCACGGAAAAACAGCTGTAGCCCGCTGAGCGCCTGCTGCCGGCTAAACAGATTGCCCTTGCGCGACAGGTAGGCTTCAAACAGATGGGTAAATGCATCAATGCCGCAGGTGGCCAGCACCCGGTCCGGCGCGCCCGAGAGCAGATCGGGATCGAGGATGGCGATGTGCGGCACGAATACCGGATGGCGCAGCGAGGCCTTCACCCTGATGTGCTGTTGATCGGTCACGACCGCATTTTGCGTAACTTCGCTGCCGGTGCCGGCGGTGGTGGGAATGGCAATCAGCGGCAGCGTAACCGCCTGTACCGGGGTATCGCCCACTTTTTCCAGATAACGCGCGGTATTCAGCGGGTGCTGAATCATAGCGCTAAAGGCTTTGGCAGCATCCAGCACGCTGCCGCCACCGATCGCGACAACGCGATCCACATGGCCACGCCAGCGGGTGACCCAGCCGTCAATGTCATCCGGCGACGCTTCATGACTGACAATTTCGTAACCGAGGATTTGCGCATTCAGCGCCGGAGCCAGCCGGGCCCATACCGCGCTGTTAAGAAACGAACGGCCGCAAAACAGCAACGTGGGCTGCGGATTTTCCGCCAGCAGCGGCACCAGTTGGTTAATGCCGCCGCGTCCGAACAGGGTTTGTTGATTACTGTACAGCGCGATCAGATTCTCATTCACCTGCTTATCCTTTCCGGTTAGCTTAAAACACTGAGTGTAACCAAAAGCCGAAACGCACCGATAACCCGCCGGCAAAAAGTTGATCACCTTCGCAAAACAGAAATTCCCCGGCAGCAGCAGATGATTTCGCGGCAATGTTACCCTTAACATGATACCGGTAACAGGAATTCACATTCTGAAACATCTGCGGCTTTTCTGGCTGCAGATGGCGAAAATAACCCGCTGCCGGTGAGACACCGCGCAACAAAGTGGAGAAAACCTATGCCATTACTCTATGTGGCAATTGGCGTGGCGTTACTGCTGCTGCTGATGATTCGCTTCAAACTGAACGGCTTCATCGCGCTGATCCTGGTCGCGCTGGCCGTTGGCATGATGCAGGGCATGCCGGTCAACAAAGTGATTGGTTCGATTAAAACCGGCGTCGGCGGTACGCTTGGCAGCCTGGCGCTGATCATGGGCTTCGGTGCCATGCTGGGTAAACTGCTGGCGGACTGCGGCGGTGCACAGCGTATCGCAACGACGCTGATTGAAAAATTTGGTCAGAAACATATTCAATGGGCGCTGGTGCTGACGGGTTTCACCGTTGGCTTTGCGCTGTTTTATGAGGTGGGCTTTGTGCTGATGCTGCCGCTGGTATTCAGTATTGCGGCCTCTGCCCGCGTGCCGCTGCTCTATGTTGGCGTGCCGATGGCGGCTGCGCTCTCTGTCACGCACGGTTTCCTGCCGCCGCACCCGGGTCCGACGGCTATCGCGACCTTATTTAATGCGGATATGGGCAAAACGCTGCTGTATGGCACGCTGCTCGGCATTCCCACCGTCATCCTGGCCGGACCGGTCTATGCGCGCTTCCTGAAAGGCATCGATAAGCCCATTCCGGAAGGATTGTGGAACCCGAAAACCTTTACCGAAGCCGAGATGCCCGGCTTTGGCGTCAGCGTCTGGACGGCGCTGGTGCCGGTGATCCTGATGGCGCTGCGCGCGGTAGCGGAAATGGTGCTGCCAAAAGGCCATGTGCTGCTACCGTATGCCGAATTTTTTGGCGATCCGATTATGGCAACGCTGATTGCCGTGCTGATTGCCATCTTCACCTTCGGCCTGAACCGTGGTCGCAGCATGGATGAGGTAATGGGCACGATCACCGACTCCATCAAAATCATTGCCATGATGCTGCTGATTATCGGCGGCGGCGGGGCATTCAAGCAGGTGCTGGTGGACAGCGGCGTGGATAAATACATTGCTGGCATGATGCATGAGACCAATGTCTCACCCATCTTTATGGCGTGGTCGATTGCCGCCGTATTGCGCATTGCGCTGGGGTCAGCCACGGTTGCGGCCATTACCGCAGGCGGCATTGTCGCCCCACTGATTGCCACCAGCGGGGCCAGTCCGGAGCTGATGGTGATTGCGGTGGGCTCCGGCAGCGTGATCTTCTCGCACGTAAACGATCCAGGCTTCTGGCTGTTCAAAGAGTATTTCAACCTGACGATCGGCGAAACCCTCCGCTCCTGGTCAGCGCTGGAAACGATCATTTCCGTATGCGGGCTGGTGGGCTGTTTGCTGATCTCCGCCGCGCTGTAAGCGGTGAAGACCGTTGCTATTGGCCTGCATCCTTCGCTGCTGCCTGCCTGCCCGCCTGAAGGCCATTAACAGTCTTTCGGGCGGGCGATTCCGGCAGGCGCCTGCGCAAGTTCGCGGCAGGGCGCAGAAAAAGACTGCAGCGCGTGGGATGACGGCAAACATCACCTCTGATAACGGGCCACGCCGTGTGGCCCGCTTCATTCAGTGGGGCTGTTCAAAGCCTGCTTTGACCATTTGCTCGCGCAGCGCGCGCGTGATTTCACGGTTCCCGCCGGTCACGGGATAAATGACATTATTGACGACATCGTCAAGGTAGTGCTCTTCAAACTCCTGCAGGGTAAGCTGCGTTCCGCCTTCATCATTGATGGCAATGCTGCCGCGAATATGATTGCCATAATCCTTTGCCTTCAGGCTGTAACGTCCCATGCTGGTATTAATCGTGCTCATAATTTCTCCTTGTAACATCGGCGTTGATAATCATTGAGGCCTGCTACAGGCGCTTTAATTTTAGACAGTCAGGGCCTGTTTCGTGCCGTTATCGCCTCTGTTCCTCCCTGGACCTGCGACCTGGCTCGCAAAATTAATTATCGGTTACGTAAAGGAAAAAAGCGGATGCGACCGGGATCGCATCGCATAACGCAGCCAGAATGATCATCTATACTGAACAACAGACGCGTTAATTTTCATCACTGAAGGAGCGAACTATGAAAATAATTCTGTGGATCATTGCCATTATCTTTATTGTGGGGTTACTGACGATTACCGGCGTGTTTAAACTGATTTTCTGACGCGAACAGGCACCTGCGGGTGCCTGAACGTTTAACGGGCATGGCTGACAGGGAGCGACGTTTGTACGGCATGCCGCGGCACCAGATCGCGCGCACTGATCGGCTTACCACACCCGGCGCAACAGGCGCCATGATGATGCGAATTTTCTGACTTCAGCTCCCCGGGCAGGGTAAAGAAAAACCGGGCACTTCCACAACGACTGCAGCGTATTGTCATATCATCAGTCCTCTCTCCATCCTGGAAAACCTGAGATTTATCCCATTCATGGGATGAGTTCAAATGATAAATTTTATTAATTTATTCACCGACGGAAGAGATGCGGTTAAGTTGCTGAAAATTAAGTAATAACGGCTCGTTACTATCACATAAAAAGTGCATTTTTTGTGTTATCTCACTTTTTTAAAGCGGTTTAGCTGCGGTTTCGATTCGTCTGCGCTGATGCGTTAAAATTGACCGCTTGATTGCCGATAAACCCGGACTATACCTGGAGCGTTCAGCGCAACTATTCGCTACGCTTTTCAGGCAATAATGCGTGCAATCAGCGGCCGGAAGCAGGGCAGGTTTGGTGCCCTGGCGCTGCAGTGTTCAGAATAAATTAACAGGAAGCAGAGTTGTGAATCGGTACCTTTCTGCAGCGTTTTTAAGCTGTATTTTGACCTCACCGGTCTCTTTTTCAACATCAGCGGCAACTACCGGCGCAGCGCTTAAAGCCGGCTGGAATACCTTCTCGGACAACGTCGCACAAACCTGGTCTGCGCCTGAAAACGTCGATTTATATGTCCCGGCCATTACCTGGCATAACCGCTGGACCTATGACGATGCGCACATCAAAAAGTATAACGAACGCCCGTGGGGAGCTGGCGGTGGCGTTTCCCGCTGGGATGAAAAAGGCAACTGGCATGGTCTGTATGCCATGGCATTCAAAGATTCTTTCAATAAGTGGGAACCGATTGCCGGTTACGGCTGGGAAGCGACCTGGCGACCGCTGAACGATCAGAATTTTCACCTCGGTGCCGGTTACACCGCCGGCGTGACGGCGCGTGATAACTGGAAGTATATCCCGATTCCGCTGGTGCTGCCGCTGGCGTCCGTAGGATATGGCCCGGCGACCTTCCAAATGACTTACATTCCAGGCACTTATAACAACGGTAACGTCTATTTTGCCTGGTTACGCGTTCAGTTTTAAGGCGGCGGACGTGCTGGAAAGTGTGAGGGGGATGGAAAAAATCAATATTTATCACTTTTTCATCAATTCGCGCTGGACAAATGTCACCGCAATTGCTGTACTAGACAGCGACACAGTTTAGTGTCCATTTTTCATGTAAAGGTAATATAGATGTCCAAGATCAAAGGTAACGTTAAGTGGTTTAATGAGTCCAAAGGATTCGGTTTCATTACTCCAGAAGATGGCAGCAAAGATGTATTCGTACACTTCTCTGCTATCCAGAGCAACGGCTTCAAAACTCTGGCTGAAGGTCAGCGTGTAGAGTTTGAAATCACCGACGGCGCGAAAGGCCCATCTGCTGCTAACG belongs to Candidatus Pantoea soli and includes:
- a CDS encoding DUF1272 domain-containing protein, yielding MLELRPNCECCDKDLPPEAVDARICSFECTFCAACADGVLGQRCPNCMGELVRRPVRPAAALQRYPAATRRYRAASGNQE
- a CDS encoding RcnB family protein yields the protein MKKTTLTLIASFIACSTLFSGMTRAEGPDDHRWEQHGGGPHTDNGRGPAHTDQRGADRDPGPEHRERIAERRLPEGHHDADRFAWNGHDFRRGHPAPPEFRGPHYRVDDWRARGLYAPPRGEHWAYIDGNYVLVAAATGIISAILLNNAFH
- a CDS encoding Cof-type HAD-IIB family hydrolase; amino-acid sequence: MTEVKMVAVDMDGTFLNDKKQYNRARFQTCYQEMKRRGIRFVVASGNQYYQLKSFFPEIAREIAFVAENGAWILDGEEELFCGEFSRQDVHAVLDTLRQGNYPNLRFLLCGRDSAYHFADADAQWLQKMQHYCHRLKAITRLEETGNDKLFKFALNLSDAYVDTLMADIARLHHGAAAATSSGHGSVDLIVPGLHKANGLRILQTRWGISSDNVLAFGDGGNDLEMLAQSHFSFAMQNAPERVRATARFIAPSNNEEGVLQVIEQMLAGTGPFAPQH
- a CDS encoding iron-containing alcohol dehydrogenase; translated protein: MNENLIALYSNQQTLFGRGGINQLVPLLAENPQPTLLFCGRSFLNSAVWARLAPALNAQILGYEIVSHEASPDDIDGWVTRWRGHVDRVVAIGGGSVLDAAKAFSAMIQHPLNTARYLEKVGDTPVQAVTLPLIAIPTTAGTGSEVTQNAVVTDQQHIRVKASLRHPVFVPHIAILDPDLLSGAPDRVLATCGIDAFTHLFEAYLSRKGNLFSRQQALSGLQLFFRAWPHLNRTDSTGDDAREAMMMASWLGGLSLSSAGLGVIHGIAGELGAIKPFHHGEVCGRLLFPFLDQLAETGHPEQQRLMAELGEQLFPGDPTPPALALKAWLQQHAIVPFWQGGPTVSPEEVDWVVSRANSKNGWVEYDASAMTAMMTAAWRIA
- the gntT gene encoding gluconate transporter; this translates as MPLLYVAIGVALLLLLMIRFKLNGFIALILVALAVGMMQGMPVNKVIGSIKTGVGGTLGSLALIMGFGAMLGKLLADCGGAQRIATTLIEKFGQKHIQWALVLTGFTVGFALFYEVGFVLMLPLVFSIAASARVPLLYVGVPMAAALSVTHGFLPPHPGPTAIATLFNADMGKTLLYGTLLGIPTVILAGPVYARFLKGIDKPIPEGLWNPKTFTEAEMPGFGVSVWTALVPVILMALRAVAEMVLPKGHVLLPYAEFFGDPIMATLIAVLIAIFTFGLNRGRSMDEVMGTITDSIKIIAMMLLIIGGGGAFKQVLVDSGVDKYIAGMMHETNVSPIFMAWSIAAVLRIALGSATVAAITAGGIVAPLIATSGASPELMVIAVGSGSVIFSHVNDPGFWLFKEYFNLTIGETLRSWSALETIISVCGLVGCLLISAAL
- the pagP gene encoding lipid IV(A) palmitoyltransferase PagP, whose amino-acid sequence is MNRYLSAAFLSCILTSPVSFSTSAATTGAALKAGWNTFSDNVAQTWSAPENVDLYVPAITWHNRWTYDDAHIKKYNERPWGAGGGVSRWDEKGNWHGLYAMAFKDSFNKWEPIAGYGWEATWRPLNDQNFHLGAGYTAGVTARDNWKYIPIPLVLPLASVGYGPATFQMTYIPGTYNNGNVYFAWLRVQF
- the cspE gene encoding transcription antiterminator/RNA stability regulator CspE, with amino-acid sequence MSKIKGNVKWFNESKGFGFITPEDGSKDVFVHFSAIQSNGFKTLAEGQRVEFEITDGAKGPSAANVIAL